CATTTCATGTTGGCCGCCTCCACCATGCGAAACGgcaggaagaagaggaagatcAGGTCGGAGATGGTTAAACTGAGTAACAGCACGTCCATTGGGGTGGAGCGCTGGCGGATCTTCTGCAAGAAGGTGTAGAAAGCCAAGACATTGGCGGGAAGGCCTGTGATCAGAGTGAATCCATAGACCGCTAACACCAGGTTACTCATAGCCACCGTCCACGCCATCGTCACTAAATGCAGTGAACGCTCTGTaagaaaagacagagaaaatgAGAAACTGCAAGTATTTTACTACTGAAGTCCATTTCCTGCACGAGAGAAAAAATAATGCTTAGGTAAATATGCAAGTCCAACATAAgtcaaaaaatctattttatttatgaaaaaaaaacagttatgagATAAAAgccaaaattatgacaaaaaaaaaaatagatatggaAATTATGATCTAAAATctcataaatatgaaataaaaagtccaTTAAGAAGGAAGAAATCTAAATTATAACATATGTCCTATGActtgtgtcataattatgagatctTGACATATGTCAGATGCAAGATACAAAATAATGTCACACTGAGATAAGTcgtaattatgacaaaaattcaattgttaaaaacaaaagtagcctaattctgatacatgcaatggctatccattatgacatgtaggtaTTTTTACATTCCTGTAGCCTACACaatgataatattttacatttgaatcttttaatgtttcatatttaaaaatgtttgtgtgctgctgccctgtgtttaataagcaaaGTGAACGTGCATTGTGGACCCACCAGAGGCACATTTtctactaacgcgctctttaaataacaacaaaatattgcACCTTTGACTGTAGActaggtttgagttggtctatggcgcagtttattttcagttcctcGAAATAGTAACGTGCTAACaatgcctgaacacacctctatTTTAGGGTGCACAAATgagcgcaaatgcatttgctatttaaaaaacacagcgcaggatgggaaaatgagaactgcgtctggctaaaactagcaaaaacacttgcgccgcACTCATAGCGCTACTATGTCAAGTCATGAATTCATCAATTATGAGGTAAGACTTATGACGTAGATCGTAGATGACTTATGATCAATTGTAGATTAAAAATCATCATACACTATgacaaaaatttgtttttaagttaaaaaagtttaaatgagaTACTAAGTCAAAACTATGAGATAACGAGATTATGagataaaatatgacaaaaagtcCAAAAAATTACAGACTAAATCATAATTATGCGAGTCTTATgatatataaagtaaattatgagatataatgtCTTAATTTTGACATCCTACAGcaagtcacaattatgaaaaaagtctaaactgtgagacaaaatgtcaaaatgacatactaagtcataattgtgcattaaaaaatatgtatgacTACTATgagtcaattatgagataaaaagtgaaCTTATGATGAAATGATAATTATGGAAgtcttaattatgagataaagcaTAATTATGACAACATGTCAATCCATAGCTTACATCCTAAAGGTGTGTTGACTGATTTCAGATGATTCTCTAACTTTCACCATTTTGCTAATTCACAGGCATTTCTGATCATTTTGCACTGATAACTGCCATgtctgttcattttaaatgaggtGGTGGCACACAAAATCATTGCAATCCTTAAATCCAAATGTTTGGTAAAGATATGCTATTCATCTGAGCAGAATGAGAGTTAATATCTGATGGCCCTCAAGCAAGAGCAATGCATGCAATACTCCAGAATTCAAAGTGtctcattaaaaaatttaaataacttatttaacTTAAAGATCTTTAAACCCTTTCAAccttaagaaaaataagaaaaaaaaaaacaatcaattacaaatacatttatacacaacAGGAAGCTGATAATCATCTCTTCAATGCTAAAAACTGGCATGCAATGGTTTTATTGTCTTTAGTATCAGTGTAATATTGCTTGACAAGGAGTTTTTCCACATTCAAGTAATTGTCCTCTACAGGCACTGGTAGAGTATCTAATCCAGTATCTTGATCACACAATGGAGCTTTAGGGTAGTAAAGAATATTTTTGGTAAGTAGGCCACttattaatggaaataaaaagaGTTCAATACAGATGGGATTGACTAAACCCAACAACTGTGTTAAATATGCATCTACTGTATccatggaataataataaaaaaagcatgcagTATGTTTAGAATAGGCTCAAATGAATTCTAAATATATAGTACTGCATTTCAGGAAATGCATGTAGAAACTTGTCACAGGATTAGGTGTTATAACTGAGaacaaaataatttcacaacacacatacagagaTCAGAATGCATGATTaggttataattttttatagagTTTTTGGAATATCTATGCAACAACTGAGACATCCTTTTGATAGAGAATTTACAATTACTACACGctactaaaaaatattaatattcaaaataaatttggtctatatgtgtatatatatatatatatatatatatgaacgtGAGATATGAAACTAGTTAAAAGGAAATACCAGCCATGCAAGATATAGGTTATAAGtgacagtgggaaaaaaaaacccagactTTGTAGATCTAGCTCCTTCTCAAAACTGAAAGAAATGTATGAGAGAATTcgatgtatatattatatatctgcaTCCAATGTTAACTAGCAACATCTACGTTTcagaaaaaatgtcattattagatatgaaaatgtacaaatacaatTAAAGAAATTCTTatgatcaataataaaaaaaaccctcaaaataaTTATAGCATTTCATGcttagtttttttctgtaaatattaaaatgcatgttatcTCATATGAggaacaaatatttatatatttgatttttaggaatatataattatatatatttaaatgttttctctgtCACCTATAGATCAGAGAAAATGTTCTGATCAAAACTGAAAAAGGTTATCTGTTAAAGGATTAGTCGTCAAagaaatcatcacaatttaaaaaaaaaacaatcttaaaaaacaaaatagtagtagaaaaatattttatacctTAATTAATCAGCCCACACCACAGATTCAGAAGTGATAATGTTACGCTCCTTTTAAGCTTTTTCTCATTATGTCACTTTGACACATGCTGCACCTACAATGACAAAACAGGAAAGAAGcgagacattttttatttactgaaggAAGTGAATTTATTTCCCCAACAGTaaggaacacttttttttgtacaatgCATGTATGTAAATACATGCACACTGATATTAATTTAATCTGCATTTGCAATTAAATCAAAGAGGTAAGTTTCTTCTTCTACAAACCTCTTCTTGTGACTTCAGTAGTGCTCTGTTACTTCACTTGCAAATTGATTTCTGTGTCTAACTTTGAGAAATCTTGTATTAAAGATGTAATGAAGAACAAAGCGATGCAAATTGGGAGAATTGATTTGTAAAAACCTCCTGTTTGCTCACAGTACATGACATAAACCATCTGACCAAACATTTGcttttcatcatatttttgctAGGCCTGTCAGCAACCGATTTTACTTAAACTCATTAGCATTTTCCACatcattaacataaaaattaaagagCTTAATTAATTACACGTCCGTAAGGTGGGTCTCCTTCATACTCAAATGCACAATCCATCCACAAAAGCACCGTAGCGGATCGCACTAATTGAGCGGCGCTACAAGAAGCATCTGTGAgcagaaagctgaataaatagttGCGAGAGGACAAACAGTGGCAgtctattatttatcatttagtaGTTCAGCTCTGCCAGCCATCCTAATTCATTTGGATTTTGTTCAAGTCTTCCTGTCAGTGGAAAAACActgcattgtgttttattttcagacaCTTGAGAGCAAGAAAAATCCCAGAGCAGCATTGTTCAGACGGATGAAATTCACACTGTGTCCTGTTCACATGCCTACGTGACAGCAGTGCAGGAGAAACAAAAAGATCAGTCTTTTTATCAATAATGCCGTGTCTCTGACCAAACAAAGATTTGTAGGGCACAATAAGCCGAGGGCCGGAGGAATGGCTGAGCGTTTGTTTCTTTCCACCAGAGAGACACTGTGCTTTGTATGAAAGTTTTTCGCAGTGCGAATGGTGTCGAGTCAGACGAGCGCTGCATTTTCTCAACGTCTGGGTCTGCCTCTGTGGACCTgctggagagaaggaggagaaaagaaagaacaaaatgcTTTATTTGATATAAATCATGTCTAAAGGCCTTTTCACATTACTGGAGTCAGCGTTGCCCAATGAACTGAACTCGGCAGCTGCGACAGCGCTGGCCCAGCTTTAAAGTTCAATTTCAACTTCAACCCCATTCGCTGaccttttttaatgattttgaaagccAATGAATAGCAGACCATTTGCATGACGTATGAAAAGTCTGCCTGTGCAATGATAAGTTCAACTCTGCATTTAAGTTAATCATTCAGAATAAAAGGAACTACTGTCAAACTTTAAGGTGTCGAATGCatcataatgcatttaaataaataaataaataattctatatttatttacttatttttaacactttcacataCTTTACTGCTTGTTTGGCATTTTCCATGTATCTTGTAACTGTAATTTTGTCCATGAGAGTCAAGTCAAACTGAAAGTCTGATTAGAAACTAATTTGGTAAAACTTtgcaataaggtctcatttgtaaacatggaacaatacttttacagctTTTACCAATCTTACTGTTATCTTAGTCAAGACTCATTAACTCAAAAGTTGTATCTGGTAACATTAATGCACTGATACAAACAATGAtcaatttttattaactaacataaaaacagtcattgtcagctaatgcattaactaatgttatcaACTGacctaatttaaaacattaagagCACCCAGAGACAATAAAACATTGTgaactatattttttctttctacagtGAAACAAAACAATCACCACAGATTCTCTTCTAGGTTCAACTACCATATGTGTTTTCACTGTTTACCATACACATTGCCCATTTTTGTGCCTTGCAACCTCATTAGATTGCTTTTCTGTGATGCTGTCTGCAGTGCGTTTTACATGGAAGTCAAAACAGAGCACTGAAGACTTGATACAAGATATGAAAGAGCCTTAACATATTTGCATATCCATAAGTGACTCATATAGAAACTGTGAAACCAATAGCATGTGTTAATTTCTCATTAGCCTGCTGCTGAGCTGACAATGCGGTATTGTAATGAGCATAAATATACACTCTTAAGCATAAAGGCTAAAGGGTGATTTCGCAGTAATGCCACAAAGCAACCATTTCAGGTCCCCCATCACTAAAGCATGGATATAAATATTGCACTGTAAAAATTTCCACCCAATTCAAGTACTCCAatctatcagttaacatcttgtgaagccaaaatattctttaaaaaatcttgttttttttaaagaaacaaatccatcattaagaatttttatttattttttaacttcaaaccattctctatccataatattgctttctccagtgaaaaagtggtctggtctgactCAGGAGAGAAATCAGCACAggtcaagcaccgtttacaagccaaaacagttcaaaacagctctaaacaaatatgttggtggatacTGATATGAGAGACAACAGGGAATGAACCTTTTTTAACTGGAGTAAGcgtaattatggattatggactcattttTTTGGGCCCGatgcaacagtttaaagttaaatcctcttaatgatggatttgtttcttacaaacatgcagcttttcacttttcaagacattaactgatggactggagtgctttggattacttgtggattactgtgatgttttatctCTCattctggactctcattctgacggcacccattcactgcagaggatccattgatgagcaagtgatggaatgctaagtTTCTCCAAATCATGAAGGAACAAGCTCATCtaccttggatggcctgaggatgaggacattttcagcaagttttcatttttgggggaactattcttttttcatttttaattctaatCAAATTGGCTGTAAAAGATATTTCAAATCCTTTTTAAAATCTTGTCTAGTTGAAACTTGTATAACttaaaaatgaagttgaaatttcATCAGCCACAAAATGTGAGAATGCATTTCACTCATTTAAAGTAGTATCAGGTTACGTACCTGTCGCATATGGGTTGGGTGTCCATGCATGGTTGCATGCATGGGATTCACTCCCAGCATTCGTTGAGGGGTCATATGCAACACTCGAGTCTGCCTGTGCACGTTTGGAGATCTGTGTCTGTGTTGCACGTTTACAGCCAGCCTGCTTCATGCGTTCACGCAGAAGTTTCTGGAACTCATCCAGCCGCAGCACCGGAGGAGGAGTAGGAGGCCTCTGGGCTGCTCTGTTGAGCTGCTGGACGGGTTGAGAATGTCAAGGGTTCTGCAAGGCAGCTTGAGTCTGCTGGATCCGGATGGGGAAAGCGTTATCGTTCTGGGCGGTGTGTTGGCGAAGTGCAGCCTCAGTAAGAGGAATGGATGGCTGAGGCATGGCCTGATTTGGTCTAGTGCCAGATTGTGCTTGAGGTATGGTCGTTCCCTTTGGTAGACCAATGGGGATTGGATTCTGACCCTGAGATGTTTGGGTTTGAGGCGGGTGTGCCTCACAcgtcctgaaaagtgaagctgcGGGCTCTTTGATCGCCCtctggtggctggctgcagtacaggtcataaaccccgacctctccatgtaaacaaataaattacacttccaATACAATTTTCCGAAAGATGGATTGGTCATTTAAAGTAGTTATCATGCTGATATATGTTCAACTGTTCGGCAAATTGTATGGTGCAGTgaatatgacagcacccaaaatactattagAATAcgaaatatggtaggtcatttgcggggtaatttttactttacaaattacagtcatggccgattcgcacgggagtaagatcacagacaacctccgcaattattacaaatgactggaggtcaccaggtaatactaatcccgtacGAATTGTGCTatgctttggcttcacttttctatagtggaaggaagTGGAGACGCATCGGCCACCTTTTTTATAGTCTATGGTTTTGAGGTATTGCGGTCTGGATTTGAAATTAGACTTGCGGTTGTGTGCTTAAGTTCTGTTGGATTGATTGTCTTTGCACGTTTGGGTGCATTTGAGAGTGGTTAAGCACGATTGGTCTCTGGAGGTCCCTTCTTTGGGGGAAAGGAGCAGCTTGGATCAACCTTCCTGAAGATTCAGTTTCCCGGTATCTCAGAGCAGAACGATCCCTCTGTGCTTCTCATTGTGGCCAATCTGAAGATCCACTACTGTCTGAACTATAGACTTCAGGGTTGGGATATGCAGATGTTCCCTGCAAACGGTCACAAGGCATCTGTTGGAGGTGCGTTCTGAACGTTGAGTTCGGTCTTCTGCTGATGATCTTGAGTTGGCAGTTCGACGGTTTGCATTGGTTAGATTGGTAGGGTGAGAGTATCCAGTCTGAATGAGGCCGTTGGGTTGGTGACAACCATTTGTTGAAGCATTATTGAGCATTGTTTGTGTCTGATTACTCAATATCAAAGGGTCTGAGTTCAGCAAGCCATTCTGAGAATGATTTTGATGGTTGCTGTTAATATGTTGACTCTGTAGTGCACTTTCTGCATGTTGCTGGACCATCTGATTTGCTTCTGGAGGGTATGTGTTCAAGATGACATGCACCGTTTGAGTTTGTGAATTACTAAACTGGACATTACGTGGCAAGGTGTTGAGGTTTACATGAACTGTAGGCACAAGCGCACCAGGCGGAGAACTACCCGTTTTATGAGGATATTGGGATTGTGTTGGACAAACTGTGGGAACGATCTCTGAGGGCCATTGTTTGGATATGAATTGTTTTGATGCCCATTGTCTGGGACTGTGCTGAAGTTGTGTTGGAACACATCAGTGTTCAAATGGCCATTATGATGAAGTGGGTTGGAGTTGCTGGGCATGTTTTGTGACATTGTGTTGATGTTCCCATTGTTGTTATTGGGAATGGCGGTGAGGTTTTTTGGGAGTGAGTTGTGTAATGTGGGATCAGGGTGGTTTCCATTGACAAAGGCTCTGTTTGCAATCTGCAGAGAGGGAACATGTGAAAAGAGGTATTATTGTAAATTGAAAGAGATGTTAAGGCTCATCGTGTACTCTGCAATGAATACAAGGTGCTTTTATGTggcttttacattttctaaaagtaATTAGACTGGTTTTGTTATTCTTTTCTTGCAAAAAGCAAGTATGAGAGTGTCAATATAAAGATGTTTTAATAGCATATTACAGTAAGTTCAGAAACTGACAAGTTCAATTCTTGAtgattcatttacatcatctGTGTGACATTGTTTATTGTAAGCAAATGTTGCTGATTAATACTTTGTGTTGATATACTGGTTCATTCaactgaaaaatatgtattttttcttgtaaAGTTTAGTACAAAaaaattttactgaaaaataacaaaaaatatatattgctactatattttactctttttgtcattttaaataatatacaaaattaaatgtataatatataaaatagtattattattgcaaaatatatacataatatgaatattatataattaatattatttatttttccaagcaacatatgaataaaatctaATTTGCTAATTATTACAACATATGGATAAAGTCTAATTTACTAATTATTACAACATATggataaaatctaatttactttaattataaTTAGTACTAGTAATAgcagtaaaaattttgaaaaaaataaatatatatttttagccatATTGTCCAGCCTTCAgagatattattttacattacattgcactacatttaatttttctcatttaattttttagacttttttttttactgtttctaACAATGATACTTTTCTAAACAACAACTGTCACATTACTACTGTGAGGagtcaaacaataataataatctaaatattttaaaacatttttagttttatagcTAATTACAACTATTattaataccaataataatatgcaatctttttatttgtacaaaatatattactattattattactatcatcattatttgtacaaataaaaatatatatatttttaaatatttcgattttttttagCTATATTGTCCATCCCTAAGAGGTACTACCCTGCATTACACAGAACACAATAAGAGAAGTCTCCGATCAACTGTAAATATGAGCATATAATCATGTCagacttttcagcatcataaaacacaacaataaactgaagcatttagaAGGGACGTACTTTTTCTTTGTCGCAGAAGCAAAATAATTACAGTGATAATTATGATGATTGCAACAATGATCCCTGCTGAGACACGTACCTGTAAACATGATTTTCATATTTCACATATGAAGAACTAGATTAACAAGCACTTTTAATAACAGCAGACAGAAATAGAGCCAGGACATAAAGGGCAGAGaaaaaacacatcacagaaaCATCAATAATGGAGCCAGCAAACAGAAGAAAGTATCCTGCAAAGGAAAATCATTATAGGCGGATGAAAATTATGACTCCTTCTAGAGAGGTGACATGTGAATTTATCAATCCTGTGGTTGATTACTCCCTCTCCGCTCAAGAAAATGAATGTCAGGCCGAAGAATGAACTGACAGATGCATCTGTCACCAAAGTGCCACAGAGAGCCATTAACTCACCCACAATGGCCAGGTCTATCTGCTGCTTCGATGTCCCTCCTGTGACGTCATCCCGTGCGATGCAGGCGTAACGGCcactctgattggtggagaagATCTGCAGACTCAGCACGCCACTCCCTGATTGGCCGGCGGTCACCGGCTGGTCGTTAAGTTCCCATGAGAAGCAGGCGGGAGGTAGAGAGGCAGACGTACAGGTGAGACGAACCGTCTGTCCGACCGTAGCATTTCCACCGCGGGGCGTCTGGATCATCTGAGG
This genomic stretch from Cyprinus carpio isolate SPL01 chromosome B16, ASM1834038v1, whole genome shotgun sequence harbors:
- the LOC109078001 gene encoding sialic acid-binding Ig-like lectin 10; translation: MIQTPRGGNATVGQTVRLTCTSASLPPACFSWELNDQPVTAGQSGSGVLSLQIFSTNQSGRYACIARDDVTGGTSKQQIDLAIVDCKQSLCQWKPP